A stretch of the Amycolatopsis sp. BJA-103 genome encodes the following:
- a CDS encoding MFS transporter gives MSAESHSSLLDALKGQPKQVWITAFAAVIAFMGIGLVDPILLSIAEGLHATPSEVTLLFSSYLGVQAVAMLVTGAMSARFGAKRTVVVGLTLVVVATALCAASGSIEQLIGLRAIWGLGNAFFIATALSVIVGAATGGQAGAILLYEAALGVGLAVGPLLGALLGSISWRGPFIGTSLLMLCGLVLCSIFLTADAKAKRPKIRLLDPFRALKHSGLLRTSIGSALYTAAFFVVLAWSPFVLEWSAVAVGLIFCGWGLSVAVAGVVLAPKLAAKLGERHATVVAVFGYAVLLLIMAIPSKPVLVVGIILSGLVSGLLNTLFTGTAMSISDAPRPVASAGYNFCRWLGGAVAATVVGHLAEWFGAKQAPFVIAAILCVLAGALLTIREKTADPHTIPAEAVLVGEEM, from the coding sequence ATGAGCGCTGAGTCCCACTCGAGCCTGTTGGACGCTCTCAAAGGACAGCCCAAACAGGTATGGATCACCGCGTTCGCCGCGGTCATCGCGTTCATGGGCATCGGGCTGGTCGATCCGATCCTGCTGTCGATCGCCGAGGGCCTGCACGCGACGCCGTCCGAAGTGACGCTGCTGTTCTCCAGCTACCTCGGCGTCCAGGCGGTCGCCATGCTGGTGACCGGCGCGATGAGTGCCCGGTTCGGGGCCAAGCGGACCGTGGTCGTCGGGCTGACGCTGGTCGTCGTCGCCACCGCGCTGTGCGCCGCGTCCGGGTCGATCGAGCAGCTCATCGGGTTGCGCGCGATCTGGGGTCTCGGCAACGCCTTCTTCATCGCGACCGCGCTTTCGGTCATCGTCGGCGCCGCGACCGGCGGCCAGGCGGGCGCGATCCTGCTCTACGAAGCCGCGCTCGGTGTCGGCCTCGCGGTCGGCCCGCTACTGGGCGCGCTGCTCGGCAGCATCTCGTGGCGCGGCCCGTTCATCGGCACTTCGCTGCTGATGCTGTGCGGTCTCGTGCTGTGCTCGATCTTCCTGACCGCCGATGCCAAGGCGAAGCGGCCGAAGATCCGCCTGCTCGACCCGTTCCGCGCGCTGAAGCACAGCGGCCTCCTGCGCACCTCGATCGGTTCCGCGCTCTACACCGCCGCGTTCTTCGTGGTGCTGGCCTGGTCGCCGTTCGTGCTGGAGTGGAGCGCCGTCGCGGTCGGCCTGATCTTCTGCGGCTGGGGCCTTTCGGTCGCCGTCGCGGGAGTGGTGCTGGCGCCGAAACTCGCCGCGAAGCTCGGTGAGCGGCACGCGACCGTGGTCGCCGTCTTCGGCTACGCCGTCCTGCTGCTGATCATGGCGATCCCGAGCAAGCCCGTGCTGGTCGTCGGCATCATCCTGTCGGGGCTGGTCTCCGGTCTGCTGAACACGCTCTTCACCGGGACGGCCATGTCGATCAGCGACGCCCCGCGTCCGGTCGCGAGTGCCGGGTACAACTTCTGCCGCTGGCTCGGCGGCGCGGTCGCCGCGACCGTCGTCGGTCACCTGGCCGAGTGGTTCGGCGCCAAGCAGGCGCCGTTCGTGATCGCCGCGATCCTGTGCGTCCTCGCCGGCGCCCTGCTGACGATCCGCGAGAAGACCGCGGATCCGCACACGATTCCGGCCGAAGCGGTCCTCGTCGGCGAAGAGATGTAA
- a CDS encoding MarR family winged helix-turn-helix transcriptional regulator produces MTTKAADLAHRLRPLVFRLYYLVRRETPQVQLTLTQGSVLSELLNGGPRRMSALAELERVRMPTMTDVVRRLERLGLVSRRPDPADGRAVLVEVTEVGQRFHRRLIVAREEFLRERLIGLDEPDRAAIEAALPAFTRLLHEDKKEELIRDER; encoded by the coding sequence GTGACCACGAAAGCCGCCGATCTCGCTCACCGGCTGCGCCCGCTGGTCTTCCGGCTGTACTACCTCGTCCGCCGGGAGACCCCGCAGGTGCAGCTCACCCTCACCCAGGGTTCGGTGCTGTCGGAGCTGCTGAACGGCGGCCCGCGCCGGATGAGCGCGCTCGCCGAGCTGGAGCGGGTCCGGATGCCGACGATGACCGACGTCGTCCGCCGCCTGGAGCGGCTCGGCCTGGTCAGCCGCCGTCCCGATCCCGCCGACGGCCGCGCCGTGCTCGTCGAGGTCACCGAGGTGGGGCAGCGTTTCCATCGCCGATTGATCGTCGCCAGGGAGGAATTCCTCCGCGAGCGGCTCATCGGGCTGGACGAGCCCGACCGCGCCGCGATCGAAGCCGCGCTCCCCGCTTTCACCAGGTTGCTGCACGAAGACAAGAAGGAGGAACTGATCCGCGATGAGCGCTGA